The Bernardetia litoralis DSM 6794 genome includes a window with the following:
- a CDS encoding HAD family hydrolase, with protein sequence MNTTKIIVFDLYNTLIKIKESTNFFLKLFRSSKNGFDLEISAYLRLVMTVNIDELLDILPQEFATLYKKNINELEKELDSIFIYDEIFDVLEDLKKDFRLFLISNLASPYKKPVFKLGLDNYFEEMIFSCDYGYLKPNDEIFEEIEKITTKKSNEILMVGDSLKSDIVGARNMKWNYLRIKRSGNILENYEIKSLKEMRKFI encoded by the coding sequence ATGAATACTACTAAAATAATAGTTTTTGATTTATACAATACTCTAATTAAAATAAAAGAATCTACTAATTTTTTCTTGAAATTATTTAGAAGCTCAAAAAATGGTTTTGATTTGGAAATATCAGCATATTTAAGACTTGTTATGACTGTAAATATTGATGAATTGCTAGATATTTTGCCTCAAGAATTTGCAACTTTGTATAAAAAAAATATAAATGAGCTTGAAAAAGAATTAGATTCAATATTTATCTATGATGAAATTTTTGATGTATTAGAGGATTTAAAAAAAGATTTTCGTCTTTTCTTAATTTCAAATTTAGCATCACCTTATAAAAAACCTGTCTTTAAACTTGGTTTAGACAATTATTTTGAAGAAATGATATTTTCTTGTGATTATGGGTATTTAAAACCTAATGACGAAATATTTGAGGAAATAGAAAAAATTACTACAAAAAAGTCAAATGAAATATTGATGGTTGGAGATTCTCTTAAATCAGATATAGTAGGAGCAAGAAATATGAAATGGAATTATTTAAGAATAAAAAGAAGTGGTAATATTTTAGAAAATTATGAAATAAAGAGTTTAAAAGAAATGAGAAAATTTATCTAA
- a CDS encoding cysteine peptidase family C39 domain-containing protein has product MKTIISILLDKLEVSYTPVYLQKLTEKCNQAQTLSDITLLLAYYKVESLAVQIGREELSEIPLPALVLASQKDENGKTHNDYSILEEVRENEVALINVKAEKEIIQIEDFEKSWTGYTLLLDKNENAAESNYLAHKKAEKKQSIFDSVKTIIQVLVGISFLFLIGKSFSETSTNNVKSIFEISFYVLHSVGFIISAILLSGEIFKENVIFKKACKALGKSSCADTNTTEKSKIESLKKWFTFSELGIYYFFGAFLFLVISKFQNDFLAFMLQSLFSVLGIFAVITSLYYQKFILKKWCSLCVSVMAVLFIESVLGGMYLFISQNDLAEITISPLLSPFAIAIFSFLLPVFVWNILKPILTKYNSYKNEMKNLHSFKYDFEVFKTLLYQSKRIDVSEVPTHFVEGNTASDENPVSLVVISRPTCPPCISAKKDLQKLRENFGSYFKMTTCHLTANQTSEDYKQISELLSKLPTSYSEVEKEHIISHHYAWINQQEISFTPAFILNGYLLPEKYTVSDLNYFMVHLANEMEEEIQINQEELVS; this is encoded by the coding sequence AATCTTTAGCTGTTCAGATTGGAAGAGAAGAATTATCAGAAATCCCTTTGCCTGCTCTTGTCTTGGCTTCTCAAAAAGATGAAAATGGAAAAACACATAATGATTATTCTATTTTAGAAGAAGTAAGAGAAAATGAAGTAGCCTTGATTAATGTGAAAGCTGAAAAAGAAATAATACAAATAGAAGACTTTGAAAAATCTTGGACAGGCTACACACTTTTATTAGATAAAAATGAAAATGCAGCAGAATCAAATTATCTAGCTCATAAAAAAGCAGAGAAAAAACAAAGTATTTTTGATTCTGTAAAAACGATTATTCAAGTTTTGGTAGGAATTTCTTTTTTGTTTCTGATTGGAAAATCGTTTTCTGAAACTAGCACTAACAATGTAAAGTCTATTTTTGAAATTTCCTTTTATGTTCTTCATAGTGTAGGATTCATTATTAGTGCTATTTTGCTTTCTGGAGAAATTTTTAAAGAGAATGTTATTTTCAAAAAAGCTTGTAAAGCATTAGGAAAATCTTCTTGTGCTGATACAAATACAACCGAAAAAAGTAAAATTGAATCACTCAAAAAATGGTTTACCTTTTCAGAATTGGGTATTTATTATTTCTTTGGAGCGTTTTTATTTTTAGTTATCAGTAAGTTTCAAAATGATTTTCTTGCTTTTATGCTGCAAAGTTTGTTTTCAGTTTTGGGGATTTTTGCAGTTATTACTTCTTTATATTATCAAAAGTTTATTCTCAAAAAATGGTGTTCGCTTTGTGTTTCTGTAATGGCAGTATTATTTATTGAATCTGTTTTGGGTGGAATGTATTTATTTATTTCTCAAAATGATTTAGCCGAAATTACCATTTCTCCTTTACTTTCTCCCTTTGCAATAGCTATTTTTTCATTTTTGTTACCTGTTTTTGTTTGGAATATCTTGAAGCCTATTCTTACTAAATACAATTCTTATAAAAATGAAATGAAAAATTTACATTCTTTCAAATATGACTTTGAGGTTTTCAAAACCTTGCTTTATCAGTCTAAAAGAATAGATGTTAGTGAAGTTCCTACACATTTTGTTGAGGGAAACACAGCTAGTGATGAAAATCCTGTTTCTTTGGTTGTTATTAGTCGCCCCACGTGTCCACCTTGTATAAGTGCTAAAAAAGATTTACAAAAACTAAGAGAAAATTTTGGTTCTTATTTCAAAATGACAACTTGCCATCTTACAGCGAACCAAACAAGTGAAGATTACAAACAGATTTCAGAACTTTTATCAAAGCTTCCAACATCTTATTCTGAGGTGGAAAAAGAACATATTATTTCGCATCATTATGCTTGGATAAATCAGCAAGAGATTAGTTTTACTCCTGCTTTTATTCTCAATGGTTATCTTTTACCAGAAAAATATACTGTTTCAGATTTGAATTATTTTATGGTACATTTGGCGAATGAAATGGAAGAAGAAATCCAAATAAATCAAGAAGAATTAGTTTCTTAG
- a CDS encoding GmrSD restriction endonuclease domain-containing protein, whose protein sequence is MEQSESIRELTQSIEKGTISLPEFQRDFVWDITKTYDLFDSIIRGIFIGAIIYGKPSFEIAVREVDDRPRKGQGKNRKLKIDKFTREEIANKVKVNNYRIVLDGQQRATSLFRAFKGIDEVWFIAKNESDYDYNEILDKNLSEQTLEEIIYEISGNEDKERISIKLSDVYDIMQQNWRESKIEKEIFKKQTYNGDDDEGYDYNLEKYLTICDKLQDIFKESKLLNYYLLDMDVDKFALFFERSNSKGVSLKFTDILAAKLYAGNFNLRDKVDEFKDNNTAFANNFNQEIIVRTLAYIIGDGREKIDKSYILKKLNHEHFTEYWDKICTWYKETLNFLFDNSYIVSQSWMPYENMIIPLIIFRWELGRDFSQMNEKHSEFIQYWYWSSIFSQRYTGSSNEMIIKDANYLRKVAKGERILEKAYFNRLARLQINTKDDFYDYNRKASALYKGILNLVNFQSKGLVSWENNNKLNFNDNRLEDHHIFPKNYIKKRFKDDLEAQDKMSSAINRTLIPKISNILISDKAPSKYLKEIELKNSSLRESLNKHLIPLEIMEMDELFFEILDERATKLFDIIQNILVDKQAYILQNHYKEREHQKGYIEIFATYQNQEIQAHLDLETEKVIYKNEHYSPSGAASKVKEEVSGKATSTSGWHFWKYKDEEDEVKLIKELKE, encoded by the coding sequence ATGGAACAAAGCGAATCTATAAGAGAACTTACGCAAAGTATTGAAAAGGGAACAATTTCTTTACCAGAATTTCAAAGAGATTTTGTTTGGGATATTACTAAAACTTACGATTTATTTGATTCAATTATCAGAGGTATTTTTATTGGAGCTATAATATATGGAAAACCTTCTTTTGAAATTGCAGTAAGAGAAGTAGATGATAGACCAAGAAAAGGACAAGGAAAAAATCGGAAGTTAAAAATAGACAAATTTACTCGTGAGGAGATTGCAAACAAAGTAAAAGTAAATAATTATAGAATTGTTTTAGATGGACAACAAAGAGCTACTTCTTTATTTAGAGCTTTCAAAGGAATAGATGAAGTATGGTTTATAGCAAAGAATGAATCAGACTACGACTATAACGAAATTTTAGATAAAAATCTTTCAGAGCAAACTTTAGAAGAGATAATATACGAAATAAGTGGCAATGAAGATAAGGAACGTATTTCTATTAAGTTGAGTGATGTATATGATATAATGCAACAGAATTGGAGAGAATCAAAGATAGAAAAGGAAATATTCAAAAAACAAACTTATAATGGTGATGATGATGAAGGATATGACTATAATCTTGAAAAATATTTAACAATTTGTGATAAATTACAAGATATTTTCAAAGAAAGTAAATTATTAAATTACTATCTCTTAGATATGGATGTGGATAAATTTGCATTATTTTTTGAGAGAAGTAATAGCAAGGGTGTAAGTTTAAAGTTTACAGATATTCTAGCAGCTAAGTTATATGCAGGTAATTTCAATCTAAGAGATAAAGTTGATGAATTTAAGGATAATAATACTGCTTTTGCAAATAATTTTAATCAAGAAATTATAGTAAGAACTTTGGCTTATATTATCGGAGATGGAAGAGAGAAAATAGACAAATCGTATATTCTTAAAAAATTAAATCATGAACATTTTACAGAATATTGGGACAAAATATGTACTTGGTATAAAGAAACTCTAAATTTTTTATTTGATAATTCTTATATTGTTTCACAAAGTTGGATGCCTTACGAAAATATGATTATTCCTTTAATCATATTTAGATGGGAGTTAGGTAGAGACTTTTCTCAGATGAATGAAAAACATAGTGAGTTTATACAGTATTGGTACTGGTCTTCTATTTTTTCACAGCGTTATACAGGCTCATCCAACGAAATGATAATTAAAGATGCTAATTATTTAAGAAAAGTAGCTAAAGGCGAGAGAATATTAGAAAAAGCCTATTTTAATCGTTTAGCTAGGCTTCAAATTAATACCAAAGATGATTTTTATGATTATAATAGAAAAGCAAGTGCATTATACAAGGGAATTCTGAACCTAGTTAATTTTCAATCAAAAGGGTTAGTAAGTTGGGAAAATAATAATAAATTGAACTTTAACGATAACAGATTAGAAGATCATCATATTTTTCCTAAAAATTATATTAAAAAAAGATTCAAAGATGATTTAGAAGCTCAAGATAAAATGTCATCTGCTATAAACAGAACACTAATTCCAAAAATATCTAATATTCTAATTTCAGATAAAGCACCTTCTAAATATTTAAAAGAAATAGAACTGAAGAACTCTTCTTTAAGAGAAAGTCTAAATAAACATCTTATACCATTAGAAATAATGGAAATGGATGAACTTTTTTTCGAAATTCTTGATGAAAGAGCTACAAAACTCTTCGACATAATTCAGAATATATTAGTAGATAAACAAGCTTATATTTTACAAAATCATTATAAAGAAAGAGAACATCAAAAAGGATATATAGAAATATTTGCTACTTATCAAAATCAAGAGATACAAGCACATTTGGACTTGGAAACAGAAAAAGTAATATATAAAAATGAACATTACTCTCCCTCTGGTGCAGCATCTAAAGTAAAAGAAGAAGTCTCAGGAAAAGCAACCTCAACAAGTGGATGGCATTTTTGGAAATATAAAGATGAGGAAGATGAAGTGAAATTAATTAAAGAGTTAAAAGAATAA
- a CDS encoding serine hydrolase domain-containing protein, producing the protein MLQKIFYLIISIAFLFACTSNTETKETASTPNEKTPNYDNQIDTLATRYLDLGRFSGTILIAQDDSIVFNKSYGLADYITIKEFTDSTAFKIGHLSEIFTEAIIRDLISQNLIQLDEKVSTYIPQIKQNFTIEQLLNHQTKLQTIAQIQEENPNKPYSLLEYISLSNNKDDKIIENQSELDYNILGIIIEKITTKSFSEVLENYAQKWNLENTYFHKTDTTHLAIGYLFFNHRNQGLKLKPSPKYQDSMAFSSRGIKSTTQDIFKFTQQLSDKNINKEGFLINDGFSYSIKKDNDKKQTVLILSNRKHPIAREMSESIDKILNDKEYELPLLRQEIAINPSLLKEYEGTYSMNEDTKLTFVAEKDSLFFIMGENKIKLKPQSENQFFMFENDSSIRFERDSTDKISKAILLDGFLEGKTALKIEE; encoded by the coding sequence ATGCTACAAAAAATATTCTATTTAATAATCTCAATAGCTTTCTTATTTGCTTGTACATCAAATACAGAAACGAAAGAAACTGCATCTACTCCAAATGAAAAAACTCCAAATTATGATAATCAAATTGATACTTTAGCAACTCGGTATCTTGATTTAGGACGTTTTAGTGGAACAATTCTGATTGCTCAAGATGATTCTATTGTTTTCAATAAAAGCTATGGTTTGGCTGATTATATTACCATAAAAGAATTTACAGATAGCACAGCTTTCAAAATTGGTCATCTTTCGGAGATTTTTACAGAAGCAATTATTAGAGATTTAATAAGTCAGAATTTAATACAATTAGATGAAAAAGTATCAACTTATATTCCTCAAATAAAACAAAATTTTACAATAGAACAACTATTAAATCATCAAACAAAACTTCAAACGATTGCTCAAATACAAGAAGAAAACCCAAATAAACCTTACTCTTTATTGGAATATATTAGTTTGTCAAATAACAAAGATGATAAAATAATAGAAAATCAATCTGAATTAGATTATAATATTTTAGGAATTATTATTGAAAAAATTACAACTAAATCTTTTTCAGAAGTATTAGAAAATTATGCCCAAAAATGGAATTTAGAAAATACCTATTTTCATAAAACAGACACAACTCATCTTGCAATCGGTTATTTATTTTTTAATCATCGCAATCAAGGTTTGAAATTAAAACCTTCGCCAAAATATCAAGATAGTATGGCTTTTAGTAGCAGAGGAATAAAATCAACTACACAAGATATTTTTAAATTTACTCAGCAACTTTCCGATAAAAATATAAATAAAGAAGGTTTTTTGATAAATGATGGCTTTAGTTATTCTATCAAAAAAGACAATGATAAAAAACAAACAGTACTTATTTTGAGTAATCGCAAACATCCAATTGCTAGAGAAATGTCTGAAAGTATTGATAAAATATTGAATGATAAAGAATATGAACTGCCTTTACTTCGTCAAGAAATAGCAATCAATCCAAGTTTATTGAAAGAATATGAAGGAACTTATTCAATGAATGAAGATACAAAGCTGACTTTTGTAGCTGAAAAAGATAGTTTATTTTTTATAATGGGAGAAAACAAAATTAAACTAAAGCCACAATCTGAAAATCAGTTTTTTATGTTTGAAAATGATTCTTCTATTCGTTTTGAAAGAGATTCTACTGATAAAATTTCTAAAGCTATTTTATTAGATGGTTTTTTAGAAGGGAAGACGGCTTTGAAAATTGAGGAATAA
- a CDS encoding HlyD family efflux transporter periplasmic adaptor subunit: protein MKNTTEIETIFHSYSEETQELLTSPQGFFMRSGITIISSVLLLMFLVSYFIRYPELSTSEVTIYANQAKASLFPKINSRIVLINTTHNQNVKENELLLVLESTTNWKEAQKLEQYLDTLSSQNSSFEEVDFFEKNEIPIFTNLGNLQLDYEQLKNNILDFQLFLNTNSHAQKQSAIRSEIEIQNSLSIILQEKYDLQKRDYELNKQKYITDSLLYKSDAIAKQEFLQTKSAFLNKESSFLQNKEANLNAQMRVSQLNQQLVEVSIAYQEQAFKYKQQLRTSFATLKKMLEDWKTTYLIISPIEGKISFFNPLNLYQSVSIDKEIISIIPQKNAIYAYTKVDSKYISKLKVEENPNKAKIKLEAYPFARYGWINAEIQQISLAPQENKYSVQLKLNNGLQTSRNVIVDLNSKSEIYGTVEIVLEERSLLDKFLEQTVYSIEAFE, encoded by the coding sequence ATGAAAAATACCACAGAAATCGAAACAATTTTCCACTCTTATTCAGAGGAAACACAAGAATTATTGACAAGTCCACAAGGATTTTTTATGCGTTCAGGAATTACAATTATCTCTAGTGTTTTATTACTTATGTTTTTGGTTTCTTATTTTATACGTTATCCTGAATTATCGACTTCAGAAGTCACGATTTATGCAAATCAAGCAAAGGCAAGTTTATTTCCAAAAATAAACAGCCGTATTGTTTTGATAAATACTACACATAACCAAAATGTAAAAGAAAATGAACTTTTATTAGTTTTGGAAAGCACAACAAATTGGAAAGAAGCTCAAAAATTAGAGCAGTATTTAGATACACTTTCTTCTCAAAACTCTAGCTTTGAAGAAGTAGATTTTTTTGAAAAAAATGAAATTCCTATTTTTACTAATCTAGGAAATCTACAATTAGATTACGAACAATTAAAAAATAATATTTTAGACTTTCAGTTATTTTTAAATACAAATTCTCATGCTCAAAAACAGTCTGCTATTCGCTCGGAAATAGAAATTCAAAATTCATTGAGTATTATTTTACAAGAAAAATATGACCTTCAAAAGAGAGATTATGAATTGAATAAACAAAAATATATTACTGATTCATTATTGTATAAAAGTGATGCAATTGCAAAACAAGAGTTTTTACAAACAAAAAGTGCGTTTCTAAATAAAGAAAGCAGCTTTTTGCAAAATAAAGAAGCTAATCTAAATGCTCAAATGCGAGTTAGTCAGCTCAATCAGCAACTGGTAGAAGTTTCAATTGCTTATCAAGAACAGGCATTTAAGTACAAACAACAATTAAGAACTAGCTTTGCGACACTAAAAAAAATGCTGGAAGATTGGAAAACAACTTATCTTATTATTAGTCCAATAGAAGGAAAAATTAGTTTTTTTAATCCTTTAAATTTATACCAATCTGTTAGTATTGATAAAGAAATTATTTCTATTATTCCTCAAAAAAATGCTATTTATGCTTACACAAAAGTAGATTCAAAGTATATTTCAAAATTAAAGGTGGAAGAAAACCCAAATAAAGCAAAAATAAAACTAGAAGCCTATCCCTTTGCACGTTATGGTTGGATAAATGCAGAGATACAACAAATTAGTCTTGCTCCACAGGAGAATAAATATTCTGTACAATTAAAATTAAATAATGGCTTACAAACAAGTAGAAATGTTATAGTAGATTTGAATTCAAAAAGTGAAATATATGGAACAGTAGAGATAGTTTTGGAGGAAAGAAGTTTACTAGATAAATTTTTAGAACAAACTGTTTACTCAATTGAAGCATTTGAATAG